One Cervus canadensis isolate Bull #8, Minnesota chromosome 1, ASM1932006v1, whole genome shotgun sequence genomic window carries:
- the APOH gene encoding beta-2-glycoprotein 1, producing the protein MIPPVLILLSGFLCHVAIAGRTCPKPDEVPFSMVVPLKRSYEPGEQIVFSCQPGYVSRGAIRRFTCPLTGLWPINTLKCIPRVCPFAGILENGTVRYTTFEYPNTISFSCHTGFYLKGASSAKCTEEGKWSPDIPVCAPITCPPPPIPKFAKLSVYKPLAGNNSFYGSKAVFECLPHHAMFGSDTVTCTEHGNWTQLPECREVKCPFPSRPDNGFVNYPANPVLYYKDTATFGCHETYSLDGPEEVECTKFGNWSAQPSCKASCKLSVKKATVIYEGERVAIQNKFKNGMLHGQKISFFCKNKEKKCSYTEDAQCIDGTIEIPKCFKEHSSFAFWKTDASDVKPC; encoded by the exons ATGATTCCCCCAGTGCTCATCTTGTTGTCGGGTTTTCTCTGCCACGTTGCTATTGCAGGACGAA CCTGCCCCAAGCCAGATGAGGTACCATTTTCCATGGTGGTTCCACTGAAACGGTCCTATGAGCCTGGGGAGCAGATAGTGTTCTCCTGCCAGCCGGGCTACGTGTCCCGGGGAGCGATCCGGCGGTTTACGTGCCCGCTCACAGGACTCTGGCCCATCAACACGCTGAAATGCATAC CCAGAGTATGTCCTTTTGCTGGGATCTTAGAAAATGGAACGGTACGCTACACAACATTTGAATATCCCAACACGATCAGCTTTTCCTGCCACACCGG GTTTTATCTGAAAGGAGCTAGTTCTGCGAAATGCACTGAGGAAGGAAAGTGGAGCCCAGACATTCCTGTCTGTGCCC ctataaCCTGCCCTCCACCACCCATACCCAAGTTTGCAAAACTCAGCGTTTACAAGCCGTTGGCTGGGAACAACTCCTTCTATGGCAGCAAGGCAGTCTTTGAGTGCTTGCCACACCATGCGATGTTTGGAAGTGACACGGTTACCTGCACAGAACATGGGAACTGGACGCAGTTGCCAGAATGCAGGG AAGTAAAATGCCCATTCCCATCAAGACCAGACAATGGGTTTGTGAACTATCCTGCAAATCCAGTGCTCTACTACAAGGACACCGCCACGTTTGGCTGCCATGAAACGTATTCCTTGGATGGACCGGAAGAAGTAGAATGCACCAAATTTGGAAACTGGTCTGCACAGCCAAGCTGTAAAG CGTCTTGTAAGTTATCTGTTAAAAAAGCTACTGTGATATACGAAGGAGAGAGAGTAGCTATCCAGAACAAATTTAAGAATGgaatgctgcatggccaaaagatttctttcttctgcaaGAATAAGGAAAAGAAGTGCAGCTACACAGAAGATGCCCAGTGCATAGACGGCACTATCGAAATCCCCAAGTGCTTCAAGG